Within the Candidatus Izemoplasma sp. genome, the region AGATTTAGGTATTAAAACGAATGTAACATTGGTGTTCAGTGCCAATCAAGCCTTAATGGCTGCTACTGCTGGTGCTACATATGTGTCACCGTTTGTTGGACGACTTACTGATACATTACATGACGGTATCGAAGTTGTAAGAGACATTAGAAACATTTTTGATATTTACGGATTTGACACACAGATCATTAGTGCCTCAATCAGAAACCCAAAACAACTTCAAGAAAGTGCTTTAGTCGGTGCACATATTGCAACTGTCCCATATGATACGCTTAAAAAATCAATTACACATCCTTTAACAGACAAAGGATTAGCAAGTTTTAAAGCAGATTGGGAAGCTGTATTTGGAGAAAAAGAATAATTAAAAAACATTAAGGTATGAAACATACAGTTTCATACCTTTTTAGTTGAATACCCTTAATAATGTGATATAATAAGAGTGTTTTCAAAATAACTTATGGGACCCTAAGTGGCCTAAAAAGGAGAAGATTATGCAAAACTTACGCGTTAAAGAAATTACTTTAACAGCTGTTTTAACAGCAATTATTATTGTACTCGGTGCTGTACCACAACTTGGCTTTATTCAAATAACGCCAATGGTTGGACTCACCATCATTCATATCCCTGTCTTCATTGGAGCCTATTTTGGTGGGCGCTACGT harbors:
- the fsa gene encoding fructose-6-phosphate aldolase, with the protein product MKLFIDSANVEHIKELADLGIIAGVTTNPTLIAKEGRDFNEVIKEITSIVDGPISGEVISDDAEGMVEEGKKISKIHPNMVVKVPLTEQGLKATRMLTDLGIKTNVTLVFSANQALMAATAGATYVSPFVGRLTDTLHDGIEVVRDIRNIFDIYGFDTQIISASIRNPKQLQESALVGAHIATVPYDTLKKSITHPLTDKGLASFKADWEAVFGEKE